A portion of the Bacillus horti genome contains these proteins:
- a CDS encoding ATP-binding protein — MSNKRLIIISAITLLAILLFPLSDRLENSQYESHFAAEKGVMDMTGWDQEQHQLVRLDGEWEFYWNQLLLPEQFAEGNREPLNSSFMPVPSTWNDREVEGQSLPATGSGTYRLKLVNLPADNVYAIKKTNIRFASTIFVDGEKLLEDGRASIDPASYETGNSTQISMFAAQGNELEIIVHVSNHNYINGGIPVSLFFGEQGAMLESQQKIVAWDFVLFAILCGLSIIFFLSFITTVFYRSKDISLLVFSALCLLFAIYNGLIGERPLLLFFSNVPYETVYKVKDIISLASFIVLTMVIYYLKKNIVSLRVTQVVSLILGIFCFIVVVLPIESYITFYPFIIAFYKLVLLGLTGRVAYLFARGIGSQFKTLLVYVALLCINFYSLSVTLFAFALMDSLWLGQVFLISFNTLLMILVVVRFFEAYRTVELMKDQLLRMDQIKDDFLSNTSHELKTPLNAIVNIADTMLKGATGPVNEQQTQNLAIITGSGRKLTYLVNELLDYSKMKHGNIVLMKSSLDVRAVVDSVISVHMFLLNNKPIKLQNSIPESFPSVWADGNRLTQILHNLIGNAVKFTNEGSVTIKAEVVQGQAEIRVEDTGIGIDSTLLEWIFVAFEQASSHEESYREGSGLGLSITKKLVELHGGEIQAHSCPHQGSVFVFTLPMADEDAEVATEALEREDKAGGFLPSSEHQIIHPKYPLYVKGVNKEPILVVDDDFANLQTIHNLLGLKGYTFTLVNSGQAALEEMTRNPGYSLIILDIMMPDMSGYEVLKRLRSRFSPFELPILMLTARNRSEDVRLSLENGANDIVGKPFEAEELIARVQSLTRLKLSVQTAKSAEISFLRSQIKPHFLYNALNSIAELCVEEPRQAEHLIIQLSQYLRKSFDFKQLDSTTTLASELELVQAYVRIEQVRFGSRLQVEYDVEVDEWMLIPHLLLQPLVENAIRHGLMSDMRGGTVRLSAKMWGSSRVRFTIEDNGSGMSKQKQQEVLEGENETMGVGLWNIRKHLQLLYGSSIQIESELGKGTRVSFDIPFEERTRLADAKKLRDYY, encoded by the coding sequence TTGTCAAACAAAAGATTAATAATCATTAGTGCCATTACCTTGCTAGCTATTTTACTGTTTCCACTTTCTGATCGCTTAGAGAATTCACAGTATGAGAGTCATTTTGCGGCTGAAAAAGGCGTAATGGATATGACAGGGTGGGATCAGGAGCAACACCAGCTTGTTAGGCTGGATGGTGAGTGGGAGTTTTACTGGAATCAACTACTGTTACCTGAGCAGTTTGCTGAGGGGAATAGGGAGCCATTAAACTCTAGCTTTATGCCAGTTCCATCAACCTGGAATGATAGAGAGGTAGAGGGTCAAAGTCTTCCAGCTACTGGGTCGGGGACATACCGTTTAAAGCTGGTTAATCTCCCTGCTGATAATGTATACGCCATAAAAAAAACAAACATACGCTTTGCTAGTACAATCTTTGTTGATGGTGAAAAGCTACTTGAGGATGGACGAGCATCAATCGATCCAGCTTCCTATGAAACAGGGAACAGCACTCAAATCAGTATGTTCGCCGCACAGGGTAACGAGCTTGAGATTATTGTTCATGTATCTAACCATAACTATATCAATGGAGGGATTCCAGTCTCTTTGTTTTTTGGTGAACAGGGAGCGATGCTGGAGTCTCAGCAGAAAATAGTTGCATGGGATTTCGTGCTGTTTGCTATCCTTTGTGGCTTATCGATCATCTTTTTTCTAAGCTTTATAACTACAGTGTTTTATCGAAGCAAGGATATATCCCTGCTAGTTTTTTCTGCCTTATGCCTACTGTTTGCGATATATAACGGCTTGATTGGTGAGCGTCCACTACTGCTGTTTTTCTCGAATGTACCCTATGAAACGGTGTACAAAGTGAAGGATATAATATCCCTTGCCTCCTTTATTGTCCTAACCATGGTCATCTACTATTTAAAAAAGAATATAGTCTCCTTAAGAGTAACTCAGGTCGTTTCTCTTATTCTAGGTATATTCTGTTTCATAGTGGTTGTTCTGCCGATAGAGAGTTATATCACCTTCTATCCATTCATCATTGCCTTTTACAAGCTTGTCCTGCTAGGTCTTACAGGGCGTGTGGCCTATCTATTTGCTCGTGGAATAGGGAGTCAATTTAAAACGTTACTTGTGTACGTAGCACTCCTGTGTATTAACTTTTATTCTCTCAGTGTAACTCTTTTTGCTTTTGCTTTAATGGATAGCTTATGGTTGGGACAGGTTTTTCTAATATCCTTTAATACGCTTCTTATGATTTTAGTTGTAGTGAGGTTTTTTGAAGCGTATCGCACGGTTGAACTGATGAAGGATCAGCTTTTGCGCATGGATCAAATCAAGGATGACTTTCTATCCAATACGTCTCATGAGTTAAAAACACCCCTAAATGCTATTGTGAACATTGCCGATACTATGCTAAAGGGAGCAACAGGACCGGTCAATGAGCAGCAGACTCAAAACTTAGCCATTATCACAGGGAGTGGGAGAAAGCTAACGTACTTGGTCAATGAGCTTCTTGATTATTCCAAAATGAAGCACGGAAATATTGTTCTGATGAAAAGTTCTCTTGATGTAAGGGCAGTGGTAGATTCCGTCATTAGCGTGCATATGTTTTTGCTGAATAACAAGCCAATTAAATTACAGAACAGTATACCTGAGAGCTTTCCTTCTGTTTGGGCGGACGGCAATCGTTTAACACAAATTTTACATAATTTAATAGGCAATGCGGTTAAGTTTACGAACGAGGGGAGTGTAACGATTAAGGCGGAGGTTGTTCAGGGTCAAGCTGAAATAAGGGTAGAGGATACGGGAATAGGAATAGATTCAACACTGCTGGAGTGGATCTTTGTGGCCTTCGAGCAAGCAAGCTCTCATGAGGAATCGTATAGGGAAGGGAGTGGTTTGGGACTGAGCATTACGAAAAAGCTGGTTGAGCTACATGGGGGAGAGATTCAGGCTCACTCTTGTCCACACCAAGGGTCAGTATTTGTATTTACCCTCCCAATGGCTGACGAGGATGCTGAAGTAGCTACAGAAGCGCTAGAGAGGGAGGATAAAGCTGGTGGCTTTTTACCATCTAGTGAGCATCAGATCATTCATCCTAAGTATCCTCTTTATGTTAAAGGAGTCAATAAAGAACCCATCCTTGTTGTTGATGATGATTTTGCTAACCTACAGACCATCCATAACCTTCTTGGTCTTAAGGGCTATACATTTACATTAGTAAATAGCGGGCAAGCCGCTCTTGAGGAAATGACAAGAAATCCGGGGTATTCGTTAATTATTTTGGATATTATGATGCCTGATATGTCAGGCTATGAGGTGTTAAAACGTTTGCGCTCTCGCTTTTCTCCTTTTGAGCTCCCTATTCTAATGCTAACGGCTAGGAATCGATCAGAGGATGTTAGGCTGTCATTGGAGAATGGGGCTAATGATATTGTGGGGAAGCCGTTTGAAGCAGAAGAGCTAATCGCCCGCGTCCAGAGCTTAACAAGGTTAAAGCTATCTGTTCAAACTGCCAAGAGTGCTGAAATTTCATTCCTAAGATCGCAGATCAAACCGCATTTCTTATATAATGCTCTAAATTCTATTGCTGAGCTTTGTGTGGAGGAGCCGCGTCAGGCAGAGCATCTAATCATCCAGCTATCCCAGTATTTACGGAAGAGCTTTGATTTTAAACAACTGGATTCTACAACGACATTAGCTAGTGAATTAGAGCTCGTTCAGGCCTACGTGAGGATTGAGCAGGTAAGATTTGGTTCAAGGCTACAGGTTGAATATGATGTGGAAGTGGATGAATGGATGCTAATTCCTCATTTGCTTTTACAGCCACTTGTTGAAAATGCTATAAGGCACGGGTTGATGTCCGATATGCGTGGAGGAACGGTCAGGCTCTCAGCGAAAATGTGGGGCAGTAGCAGGGTGCGTTTTACGATTGAGGATAATGGTAGTGGAATGAGCAAGCAAAAACAGCAAGAGGTGCTAGAGGGTGAAAATGAAACCATGGGTGTGGGGCTATGGAACATTCGTAAGCATCTTCAGCTCTTATATGGATCTTCTATTCAGATAGAAAGTGAACTTGGCAAAGGAACTAGAGTTTCATTTGATATTCCTTTTGAGGAAAGGACGCGACTAGCAGATGCTAAAAAGTTAAGAGATTACTATTAA